Within Oribacterium sp. oral taxon 102, the genomic segment GCTGCAGCGGGCTCTCCACATAGCCGGCGTATTCCTCCTCTGTGAGATCCCCGCATTCCCACATGGATTTCAAAACTTGATTCCGCCTTTTCAGGCACGCCTCCGGATGATGGATCGGCTCATAGCGGGAGGGTGCATTGCTGATCCCAGCAAGCGTCGCCGCCTCCGGAATCGTCAGCTCCTTCGCGGACTTGGAGAAATAAAGCCGGCTCGCCGCCTCCACGCCATAGCAGTTATTGCCGTAGAAGTTGACATTACAGTAGAGCTCCATGATCTCCGCCTTGCTGTAGCGCTTCTCCAGCTCCGTGGCGAGGATCATTTCCGCGAATTTCCGGGTGAAGGTACGCTCGGAGCTGAGATAGGTATTCTTCACGAGCTGCTGGGTGATCGTCGAACCGCCCTGCCGTATCCTGCCCCGGTTTTTCAGAAGCGACAGTGCGGCACGCAGGGTCGCCCTGTAATCCACCCCGTGATGCGTGAGGAAGTTCCGATCCTCCTGCGCGATATACGCCTTCTGCAGCTCCGGAGAAATCTCCGAGATCTGCACATAGACGAAGTTTCCGGCATTGATCCGTCCCAGTGCCTTGCCGTTCGTATCATAGACCACCGTATCCGGCAGCTTCGTCATTTCCATGATGTTCTCTTCGGAAAGCCGCTCATAGGCAAGCTTTTTCAGTCTGCGGTACTCTGGCAGGATCACGAAGGTATAGCCGACGATCCCCAGTACCAGACAAAGAAGCATACCCCCAAAAAGGACATTTCGAAGGAAGCGCAGTATCCTGCCGCGCCGCTGCTTCCGTCCTCTTCTCTTTCCTCTCTTCTCCATCTTATCGCCTCAAATGAATTTCCATGCTTTTCTGCTCCGGAAGACAGCATAGCGCTGTCCGGATACACGGTCTCCCCGCCGTCAGGCGTTCCTGCGGCGGCCTCTCCCAGTATAACAAAAAACCGATACAAAATCTCTTACGGATTCTGTATCGGTATCTTAAATTTCGCCGCGCTTCGCGCCCTTTATTTCGCGTAGTCCACGGCTCTGGACTCCCGGATGATATTGACCTTAATCACGCCCGGATACTGCATCTGATCCTGAATCTGCTTCGCGATGTCATGCGCCATGATCGTCATTTCATCCTCGCTGACCTGCTCCGGGATCACCATGATGCGCACCTCGCGTCCCGCCTGTACCGCGAAGGACTTCTCTACGCCGGAATAGGAATTGGCGATATCCTCCAGCTCCCGAAGACGGTTCGCATAGGTTTCGAGAGACTTCCGCCGCGCACCCGGCCGTGCCGCAGAGATCGCATCCGCCGCCGCGACGAGACTCGCGATCAGCGTCGAAGGCTCCGTGCCGCCGTGGTGAGATGCCACGGCATTAACTACCGTCTCCGGCTCATGGTACTTCCGGCAGAGATCCACGCCGAGCTGGACATGGGTTCCCTCCATCTCGTGATCGATCGCCTTACCGATATCATGGAGCAGTCCCGCGCGCTTCGCCATCCGGATATCCAGTCCGAGCTCCTCGGCGAGAAGTCCCGTGATCTGCGCCACCTCGATAGAATGCTGCAGAGCATTCTGTCCGAAGGAGGTACGGAACTTCATACGTCCGAGCAGCGTCACCAGCTCCGGATGGATGCCGTGTACACCGACCTCCAGCAGGGCAGACTCTCCCTCCTCCTTGATCGCATCCTCAACCTCTCTGCGGCTCTTCTCCACGACCTCCTCGATCCGCGCCGGGTGAATACGCCCGTCCACGATCAGCTTCTCCAGCGCGATGCGCGCCACCTCGCGGCGGATCGGATCGAAGCCGGAGAGCACGACCGCCTCCGGCGTGTCGTCTATGATCAGCTCCACACCGGTGAGCTGCTCCAGCGTGCGAATATTCCTTCCCTCCCGCCCGATGATCCTGCCCTTCATCTCATCGTTCGGAAGCTGCACCACAGAAACCGTAGACTCTGTTACCTGATCCGCCGCACAGCGCTGGATCGCCTCCACGATATACTCCCTCGCCGTCTTCTCCGACTCTTCTCTGGCACGGTTATCATACTCACGGATCAGCATCGCGGTGTCGTGCTTGATGCGCTCCTCCACGGATTTCAAAAGCTCTGTCTTCGCCTGATCGCGCGTCAGCCCGGAAACTCGCTCCAGCTCTGTCACCTTCTGCTGGTGCAGACGGTCTATCTCTGTCTCTCTGCCATTCAGGCTCTCCTCCCTCCGTAAAAGCTCCGATTCCTTCTTTTCCAAACTCTGCGCCTTCTTCTCTGATGCCTCATCCCGCTTCAGCATCCGGCGCTCTAAATCGTTTACCTCTCTTCTTCTGTCCTTGATCTCCTTGTCGAGATCATTCTTTGCCCGGAGCGCCTCCTCCTTAGTTTCCAGAAGCGCCTCTCTTTTCTTGTTCTCCGCCGTCCTTATGGCATCGTCTATGATCTCCCTGGACTTCTCCTCGGCTGTTCCGATCTTCTTCGCATAGTCGGCCTTCTCCTTGCTCCGTCCCAGAAAAAAGCAGACGAATCCTGCCGCCGCTGCTGCTGCGAATATAGCAACAATCGTACTGGTCACTTTCGTACCTCCTTCACTATTTCTTTGTTAATGTACAAATATGTGAAGTAAACATCTCCTGATGGAATCCTCATATTTGATATTGAACAGGACATAGCCCCGTGTCCGCTGGTATTTAATTTTAATAAAATAATAAATTTATGTCAACTCATAAAGGGAGAGGACCCTCTGCGGATTCCTCTCCCCCTTCACGTATGCGTTTGTAAAACAGCCCGCCGGGCCCCATGGTTACTCCTTCTCCATCGATTCCTCGATACTGTTAAGCACCTTATACAAAAGCGTATAGAGGACGCGCATCTCCTCCGGCGCAAGCTGTATGCAGCCGCGCATCTCCCCCGGGATCCTGGCGGCACGCTCCCGCAGCTGATCTCCCGCCTCTGTGATGCGGACAATGAGGGAGCGCTCATCCTCCCGGGAACGCTCCCTGCTCAGAAGCCCCTTCTGCTCCAGCCGCTTCAGAAGCGGCGTCAGCGTCCCGGAATCCAGATACAGGCAATCTCCAAGCTCCTTCACATTCACCTCTCTCCGCTCCCACAGCACCATCATCACGATATACTGGGTATAGGTCAGGTCGAACTCGCTGAGGAAGGGCTTGTAGCGCCGGGTCACCTCCTTCGCGCAGGCGTAAAGCGGGAAGCAAAGCTGGTTTTCCAATTTCAGATTGTCATAATTCTCTGCCATATTTTTCTCTCTTTTTATGTTTTCATCCCCGGACTGTGTATCGCATCGCGATCTACAAAGCCCGCCTCATTCAGCCCGCATCGATATAGTTCACTGCCGCCAATGCCGCCACGGCGCCGTCTGCCGCCGCTGTCGCGAGCTGGCGCACACTCTTCGTCCGGCAGTCTCCCGCTGTGAAGATTCCTGCCGCCTCGGTCCGGCAGCTCTCTCCTGCCTCGATATAGCCCTTCGGATCCAGCTTTACGAGCCGGGCGAAGGCCGCGTTGTCCGGAGACTGCCCGATCGCTACGAAGAGCCCGTCTACCCGGAGCTCCCGTTCCCCGCCGCTCTTCTGATTCTTCACACGAATCGCACGGAGCCCGGAGGCATCGCTCTCAAGCGCGGTAATGACGCTGTCCAGCACGAATTCAACATTGTCCTTCACACGGAGCCGCTCTACCTCCTTCACATCTGCGCGGAATGCGTCACGCCGGTGGATCAGATACACCTTCTCACAGTAATTTGCGAGGAACTGCGCATCCTCCAGTGCCGTATTGCCGCCGCCGTTCACTGCCACAGTGCGATTCCGGAAGAACATTCCGTCACAGGTCGCGCAGTAGGAGACTCCCCTTCCGACGAGCTCCTGCTCGTTCGGGAGCCCGAGCGGACGATTCTTCGCGCCGGTCGCGAGGATCACTGCCCTCGCCTCATAACTGCCGCTGCCGGTCTCTACACGTTTCCCTGCGCCCTCCGCCTCTATGCCGATGACCTTCTCGAAACGAATCTCCGCGCCGAGATCCTTTGCTTGATTGTAGAGTCCGGTCGCGAAATCGAAGCCGGAGATGTGTGCAATGCCCGGGTAGTTTTCGATGTCCGGTGTATTGACGATCTGCCCGCCGTAGCTCGCTGCCTCCAGCACCAGCACGGATTTGCCGGCACGCACACCGTAAATCGCCGCAGAAAGCCCTGCGGTGCCCGCTCCTACAATAATGATATCATACATCTTTTCCCTCCGTCTCAAAAAGGATACAATCGCAAGCGATTGTCCTGAAGCGCTCTAAGCCGCGCGGCTCCTGCGATCAAAGATCGCAGGCAGTAAGGAAACAATTGCAAGCGATTGTCCCGAAGCGCTCTAAGCCATGCGGCTCCTGCGATCAAAGATCGCAGGCAGTAAGGAGGCGGCCAAAATTGACCGCCTCCCCCTCTGCCGCTGCATTTCTCTGTCTTACCACTCTGTCGGCGTTCTTATCCGTTACTTCAGGAGATCCAGCACCTGCTCCTTCGGAATGAATCCGGTATTCTGCTTGTAGATCTCGCCGTTCTTGAAGACGATCAGGGTCGGTATCGCGCGGATCCCGAAGCGGCTCATCAGCTCAGACTCCTCGTCCGCATTGACCGCATAAACCTTAAAGTCCTTTGCCTCTCCGGCGATCTCCGCAATAATGGGAGAAAGCATCTTACACGGTCCGCACCAATCCGCCCAGAAATCCACAAGCACCGGAACCTCCGACCGCAGAACCTTCTCGTCAAACTCTGCTGCTGTAAGCTTTGTAGCTGCCATTTTATTACCTCCTGTTTTCTCTCATATGCATAAGCGTTCTGCTAAAGCATTTGCAATTCAGCGAATCGCTCCTTGATGATTGTATTTTACACAACTCATTTTATTTTGTCAAGAAAAATTTAATTTTGGAAAATATTATTTCTCACAGCATTTTTAAAAGTTCAGGGAAGCCATTCGCAATTCGCCGAAACAGAAACGAATGTCATGAATTCAAAATAAAATTTCAGCAAATTGCTCATAAGGGCATCTGCCCCTGCTCCAGCTCGAGACGCAGCGCCCGTTCCACGAGCTCATAGGAAAAGCCCTTGCGCAGCAGCGCAGCGAAAAGCTTCCGCCGTGCCGCTTCGTCCGGCATTTCCTGTCTCCGGCACTTCTTCCGGATCAGGTGCCGGAGCGCGGCAAGCTCTGTCTCTTCGCTGTCTCCTTCGGCACGATACTCCGCGATCACCTCCCGGATATCCTGCCGCGAAACGCCTCGCTGACAGAGCTTCTGCTCGATCTCCCGAAGGGACTTCGTCCCCTCATAATACGCGATCAGCTGTCTCGCATAACGCCGGTCATCCAAATACCCGTACTCCTTCAGGAAATTCATCGTCTCGTCAATGATCTCCGCATCGTACTTTCCCGAACGCCGAAGCTTCTCCCTGAGACGGCTCTCCGTCTTCTCCGAAGCGGTAATCAGGTAGAGGCAGCGTTCCCTGCAGCGGTTCCGAAGCTGCTCCCGCGCCGAAAGAGAAGCGGGGTCAAGGGAATAACTCCCGACCCCGCCATACTCCTCAAGAAATGCAGACGTATCTCTCATCTCAGCCCTCATCCAGCCCGAAGCTGCTCTTCCCGGAGGATGCCTCCTCTTGATACTCCACTGCCGGCAGCCCGAACTTCTCCCGCACCTTATTCTCGATCTCCGTGCGAATCTGCGGATTCTGCCTCAGGTACTCCTTGGCGTTTTCTCTGCCCTGTCCGATCTTGCTGCCGCTGTACGCGAACCATGCACCGCTCTTCTCGACGATATTCTCATTGACCGCGAGATCCAGCACATCCCCCTCGCGGGAAATGCCGTTTCCGAAGGTAATATCGAACTCACACTGCTTAAA encodes:
- the rny gene encoding ribonuclease Y, which codes for MTSTIVAIFAAAAAAGFVCFFLGRSKEKADYAKKIGTAEEKSREIIDDAIRTAENKKREALLETKEEALRAKNDLDKEIKDRRREVNDLERRMLKRDEASEKKAQSLEKKESELLRREESLNGRETEIDRLHQQKVTELERVSGLTRDQAKTELLKSVEERIKHDTAMLIREYDNRAREESEKTAREYIVEAIQRCAADQVTESTVSVVQLPNDEMKGRIIGREGRNIRTLEQLTGVELIIDDTPEAVVLSGFDPIRREVARIALEKLIVDGRIHPARIEEVVEKSRREVEDAIKEEGESALLEVGVHGIHPELVTLLGRMKFRTSFGQNALQHSIEVAQITGLLAEELGLDIRMAKRAGLLHDIGKAIDHEMEGTHVQLGVDLCRKYHEPETVVNAVASHHGGTEPSTLIASLVAAADAISAARPGARRKSLETYANRLRELEDIANSYSGVEKSFAVQAGREVRIMVIPEQVSEDEMTIMAHDIAKQIQDQMQYPGVIKVNIIRESRAVDYAK
- the trxA gene encoding thioredoxin; translated protein: MAATKLTAAEFDEKVLRSEVPVLVDFWADWCGPCKMLSPIIAEIAGEAKDFKVYAVNADEESELMSRFGIRAIPTLIVFKNGEIYKQNTGFIPKEQVLDLLK
- a CDS encoding NAD(P)/FAD-dependent oxidoreductase, with the protein product MYDIIIVGAGTAGLSAAIYGVRAGKSVLVLEAASYGGQIVNTPDIENYPGIAHISGFDFATGLYNQAKDLGAEIRFEKVIGIEAEGAGKRVETGSGSYEARAVILATGAKNRPLGLPNEQELVGRGVSYCATCDGMFFRNRTVAVNGGGNTALEDAQFLANYCEKVYLIHRRDAFRADVKEVERLRVKDNVEFVLDSVITALESDASGLRAIRVKNQKSGGERELRVDGLFVAIGQSPDNAAFARLVKLDPKGYIEAGESCRTEAAGIFTAGDCRTKSVRQLATAAADGAVAALAAVNYIDAG
- a CDS encoding MarR family winged helix-turn-helix transcriptional regulator, yielding MAENYDNLKLENQLCFPLYACAKEVTRRYKPFLSEFDLTYTQYIVMMVLWERREVNVKELGDCLYLDSGTLTPLLKRLEQKGLLSRERSREDERSLIVRITEAGDQLRERAARIPGEMRGCIQLAPEEMRVLYTLLYKVLNSIEESMEKE
- a CDS encoding regulatory protein RecX — protein: MRDTSAFLEEYGGVGSYSLDPASLSAREQLRNRCRERCLYLITASEKTESRLREKLRRSGKYDAEIIDETMNFLKEYGYLDDRRYARQLIAYYEGTKSLREIEQKLCQRGVSRQDIREVIAEYRAEGDSEETELAALRHLIRKKCRRQEMPDEAARRKLFAALLRKGFSYELVERALRLELEQGQMPL